One region of Lathamus discolor isolate bLatDis1 chromosome 2, bLatDis1.hap1, whole genome shotgun sequence genomic DNA includes:
- the HHLA1 gene encoding HERV-H LTR-associating protein 1 isoform X2, translating to MKSIQTCWKSESRMQWFCWHAAVKMNLGFLCLLLVFNTASCIRRENKKEKQVAVLATAELPAKSMDLAAANLTELVNGMLNTVLRGTKKLFSLLSVTSYSSFAFHKVSVTIYNISNVKNVDPGKFPMHYCYCLNNVTNDLTDFTALLVDITGNSTSYLTEIFKSTSILSVRQSNDSDCIYICVMTGQTGRNLSDFWEVLEMSPVINYTFSSNTSSDLDVDSMFSSVMKLQEDPKKTVDPSAEHAWTFKTTRIPLAQKGEEITTMRSPPWSKTVGVKELWFQPLHGPLGTAGPHLTAEGSSTPSPALQPSPSDMDAFWMQTVSPQESSKLVQTEPDLPSAVLSVPPYRPGVSLKLYSAARCSQAMLKESRVTSPPVTLLVQKINPCVMELCRFFQLCLCVGQRRYSRKEGMRYCVEYYSWFLKNANYVCSRVKRVAYSQTLKQKCLKNICTSV from the exons ATGAAG agCATCCAAACCTGCTGGAAGTCAGAGTCCAGAATGCAGTGGTTCTGCTGGCATGCGGCAGTGAAGATGAACCTGGGATTTCTGTGTCTCCTTCTGGTTTTCAACACAG CTTCCTGCataagaagagaaaacaagaaagagaagcaagtgGCAGTGCTGGCTACTGCAG agctgcctgcaaagtCCATGGATCTGGCTGCTGCTAACCTGACAGAGCTGGTGAATGGAATGCTGAACACGGTGCTCAGAG GTACCAAAAAGCTCTTCTCTTTGCTGAGCGTCACATCTTACAGCTCATTTGCCTTCCACAAAGTATCAGTCACCATTTATAACA TTTCCAATGTGAAAAATGTTGACCCTGGCAAGTTCCCTATGCATTACTGCTACTGTTTGAACAATGTGACAAATGACTTGACAG ATTTCACAGCTTTACTTGTTGATATTACTGGAAACTCCACCAGTTATCTCACAGAAATATTCAAATCCACTTCTATTCTCTCAg tgCGTCAGAGCAATGATTCAGATTGTATCTACATCTGTGTGATGACAGGGCAGACAG GGAGAAATCTGTCTGACTTTTGGGAAGTGCTGGAGATGTCCCCTGTTATTAACTATACATTTTCCAGTAACACATCTTCTGACCTGG ATGTAGACTCGATGTTTTCAAGTGTCATGAAATTACAGGAAGACCCAAAGAAAACAGTGGATCCATCAGCAGAACATGCGTGGACATTTAAAA ctACCAGGATCCCTCTTGCCCAGAAAGGGGAGGAAATCACCACCATGAGGTCCCCACCGTGGTCAAAGACAGTTGGAGTGAAAGAATTGTGGTTTCAACCGCTACATGGACCACTCGGCACAGCCGGACCCCATTTGACTGCAGAGGGGAGCTCGACCCCATCACCAGccctccagcccagcccca GTGACATGGATGCATTTTGGATGCAGACAGTGTCTCCTCAAGAAAGCAGCAAACTCGTACAAACAGAGCCAG atttgccttctgcagtgctgtctgTGCCACCCTACAGGCCTGGTGTGAGCCTGAAGCTTTACTCAGCTGCCA GGTGTTCACAGGCGATGCTCAAAGAGTCCCGTGTGACCTCGCCTCCTGTCACTCTTCTAGTGCAGAAGATCAATCCCTGTGTGATGGAGCTGTGTAGGTTTTTCCAGCTGTGCCTCTGTGTTGGTCAGAGAAGATATTCCAGGAAGGAAGGCATGAG GTACTGTGTTGAATACTATTCCTGGTTcctgaaaaatgcaaattatgTCTGTTCAAGAGTCAAAAGAGTTGCTTACTCCCAAA CACTAAaacaaaaatgccttaaaaacaTCTGTACGTCGGTCTAG
- the HHLA1 gene encoding HERV-H LTR-associating protein 1 isoform X3, producing MKSIQTCWKSESRMQWFCWHAAVKMNLGFLCLLLVFNTASCIRRENKKEKQVAVLATAELPAKSMDLAAANLTELVNGMLNTVLRGTKKLFSLLSVTSYSSFAFHKVSVTIYNISNVKNVDPGKFPMHYCYCLNNVTNDLTDFTALLVDITGNSTSYLTEIFKSTSILSVRQSNDSDCIYICVMTGQTGRNLSDFWEVLEMSPVINYTFSSNTSSDLDVDSMFSSVMKLQEDPKKTVDPSAEHAWTFKTTRIPLAQKGEEITTMRSPPWSKTVGVKELWFQPLHGPLGTAGPHLTAEGSSTPSPALQPSPSDMDAFWMQTVSPQESSKLVQTEPDLPSAVLSVPPYRPGVSLKLYSAAMQKINPCVMELCRFFQLCLCVGQRRYSRKEGMRYCVEYYSWFLKNANYVCSRVKRVAYSQTLKQKCLKNICTSV from the exons ATGAAG agCATCCAAACCTGCTGGAAGTCAGAGTCCAGAATGCAGTGGTTCTGCTGGCATGCGGCAGTGAAGATGAACCTGGGATTTCTGTGTCTCCTTCTGGTTTTCAACACAG CTTCCTGCataagaagagaaaacaagaaagagaagcaagtgGCAGTGCTGGCTACTGCAG agctgcctgcaaagtCCATGGATCTGGCTGCTGCTAACCTGACAGAGCTGGTGAATGGAATGCTGAACACGGTGCTCAGAG GTACCAAAAAGCTCTTCTCTTTGCTGAGCGTCACATCTTACAGCTCATTTGCCTTCCACAAAGTATCAGTCACCATTTATAACA TTTCCAATGTGAAAAATGTTGACCCTGGCAAGTTCCCTATGCATTACTGCTACTGTTTGAACAATGTGACAAATGACTTGACAG ATTTCACAGCTTTACTTGTTGATATTACTGGAAACTCCACCAGTTATCTCACAGAAATATTCAAATCCACTTCTATTCTCTCAg tgCGTCAGAGCAATGATTCAGATTGTATCTACATCTGTGTGATGACAGGGCAGACAG GGAGAAATCTGTCTGACTTTTGGGAAGTGCTGGAGATGTCCCCTGTTATTAACTATACATTTTCCAGTAACACATCTTCTGACCTGG ATGTAGACTCGATGTTTTCAAGTGTCATGAAATTACAGGAAGACCCAAAGAAAACAGTGGATCCATCAGCAGAACATGCGTGGACATTTAAAA ctACCAGGATCCCTCTTGCCCAGAAAGGGGAGGAAATCACCACCATGAGGTCCCCACCGTGGTCAAAGACAGTTGGAGTGAAAGAATTGTGGTTTCAACCGCTACATGGACCACTCGGCACAGCCGGACCCCATTTGACTGCAGAGGGGAGCTCGACCCCATCACCAGccctccagcccagcccca GTGACATGGATGCATTTTGGATGCAGACAGTGTCTCCTCAAGAAAGCAGCAAACTCGTACAAACAGAGCCAG atttgccttctgcagtgctgtctgTGCCACCCTACAGGCCTGGTGTGAGCCTGAAGCTTTACTCAGCTGCCA TGCAGAAGATCAATCCCTGTGTGATGGAGCTGTGTAGGTTTTTCCAGCTGTGCCTCTGTGTTGGTCAGAGAAGATATTCCAGGAAGGAAGGCATGAG GTACTGTGTTGAATACTATTCCTGGTTcctgaaaaatgcaaattatgTCTGTTCAAGAGTCAAAAGAGTTGCTTACTCCCAAA CACTAAaacaaaaatgccttaaaaacaTCTGTACGTCGGTCTAG
- the HHLA1 gene encoding HERV-H LTR-associating protein 1 isoform X1, with translation MKSIQTCWKSESRMQWFCWHAAVKMNLGFLCLLLVFNTASCIRRENKKEKQVAVLATAELPAKSMDLAAANLTELVNGMLNTVLRGTKKLFSLLSVTSYSSFAFHKVSVTIYNISNVKNVDPGKFPMHYCYCLNNVTNDLTDFTALLVDITGNSTSYLTEIFKSTSILSVRQSNDSDCIYICVMTGQTGRNLSDFWEVLEMSPVINYTFSSNTSSDLDVDSMFSSVMKLQEDPKKTVDPSAEHAWTFKTTRIPLAQKGEEITTMRSPPWSKTVGVKELWFQPLHGPLGTAGPHLTAEGSSTPSPALQPSPSDMDAFWMQTVSPQESSKLVQTEPDLPSAVLSVPPYRPGVSLKLYSAAKLCFSLGCSQAMLKESRVTSPPVTLLVQKINPCVMELCRFFQLCLCVGQRRYSRKEGMRYCVEYYSWFLKNANYVCSRVKRVAYSQTLKQKCLKNICTSV, from the exons ATGAAG agCATCCAAACCTGCTGGAAGTCAGAGTCCAGAATGCAGTGGTTCTGCTGGCATGCGGCAGTGAAGATGAACCTGGGATTTCTGTGTCTCCTTCTGGTTTTCAACACAG CTTCCTGCataagaagagaaaacaagaaagagaagcaagtgGCAGTGCTGGCTACTGCAG agctgcctgcaaagtCCATGGATCTGGCTGCTGCTAACCTGACAGAGCTGGTGAATGGAATGCTGAACACGGTGCTCAGAG GTACCAAAAAGCTCTTCTCTTTGCTGAGCGTCACATCTTACAGCTCATTTGCCTTCCACAAAGTATCAGTCACCATTTATAACA TTTCCAATGTGAAAAATGTTGACCCTGGCAAGTTCCCTATGCATTACTGCTACTGTTTGAACAATGTGACAAATGACTTGACAG ATTTCACAGCTTTACTTGTTGATATTACTGGAAACTCCACCAGTTATCTCACAGAAATATTCAAATCCACTTCTATTCTCTCAg tgCGTCAGAGCAATGATTCAGATTGTATCTACATCTGTGTGATGACAGGGCAGACAG GGAGAAATCTGTCTGACTTTTGGGAAGTGCTGGAGATGTCCCCTGTTATTAACTATACATTTTCCAGTAACACATCTTCTGACCTGG ATGTAGACTCGATGTTTTCAAGTGTCATGAAATTACAGGAAGACCCAAAGAAAACAGTGGATCCATCAGCAGAACATGCGTGGACATTTAAAA ctACCAGGATCCCTCTTGCCCAGAAAGGGGAGGAAATCACCACCATGAGGTCCCCACCGTGGTCAAAGACAGTTGGAGTGAAAGAATTGTGGTTTCAACCGCTACATGGACCACTCGGCACAGCCGGACCCCATTTGACTGCAGAGGGGAGCTCGACCCCATCACCAGccctccagcccagcccca GTGACATGGATGCATTTTGGATGCAGACAGTGTCTCCTCAAGAAAGCAGCAAACTCGTACAAACAGAGCCAG atttgccttctgcagtgctgtctgTGCCACCCTACAGGCCTGGTGTGAGCCTGAAGCTTTACTCAGCTGCCA agctgtgtttttccCTAGGGTGTTCACAGGCGATGCTCAAAGAGTCCCGTGTGACCTCGCCTCCTGTCACTCTTCTAGTGCAGAAGATCAATCCCTGTGTGATGGAGCTGTGTAGGTTTTTCCAGCTGTGCCTCTGTGTTGGTCAGAGAAGATATTCCAGGAAGGAAGGCATGAG GTACTGTGTTGAATACTATTCCTGGTTcctgaaaaatgcaaattatgTCTGTTCAAGAGTCAAAAGAGTTGCTTACTCCCAAA CACTAAaacaaaaatgccttaaaaacaTCTGTACGTCGGTCTAG